The window CCACGTGGGCGAGGGGGAGGACGAGGGCGAGGGCGGCGAGGGCGAGGACGAGGATGAGGACGAGGACCAGGACGACGAGcaggacgacgacgacgacgacgacgacgatgacgacgacgacgacgacgacgatcaCGACGAGCACCGCGCGTACCGGGACTGCTGCCGGTCGCTGAAGGAGGTGGAGCCCGGGTGCGTGTGCGAGTCGCTGCTCCGCCTGCCCATGTTCCTCGTCAAGCCGCAGCACAAGTACACCCTCCGGGTCGGCAAGACCTGCGAGGTCACCTACCGCTGCGGCGGCGGCCGCGCCATGTAGCAACCCCGCACGCACGCACGCGCGCGCGCGCGAGGACGACGACGACCCAAGTTACAGCAGACTGGTTGGTTATCTACAGCTACGTACGTACACCGATCCTACTTCAGAATCCTTACTGGTAAGTAAGTGCATGCGGCATAGCAAGCAATCAAGGATGCCGCCTCGTATGATATTTTGCCGTGCTACCACGGGTTTGGCATCGGTGTTTTACTGCGTATA is drawn from Triticum urartu cultivar G1812 unplaced genomic scaffold, Tu2.1 TuUngrouped_contig_9064, whole genome shotgun sequence and contains these coding sequences:
- the LOC125532100 gene encoding trigger factor-like, whose amino-acid sequence is VGEGEDEGEGGEGEDEDEDEDQDDEQDDDDDDDDDDDDDDDDDHDEHRAYRDCCRSLKEVEPGCVCESLLRLPMFLVKPQHKYTLRVGKTCEVTYRCGGGRAM